A region of Capra hircus breed San Clemente chromosome 11, ASM170441v1, whole genome shotgun sequence DNA encodes the following proteins:
- the IL1B gene encoding interleukin-1 beta, whose protein sequence is MATVPEPINEVMAYYSDENELLFEADGPKQMKSCTQHLDLGSMGDGNIQLQISHQLYNKSFRQVVSVIVAMEKLRSRAYEHVFRDDDLRSILSFIFEEEPVIFETSSDELLCDAAVQSVKCKLQDREQKSLVLDSPCVLKALHLLSQEMSREVVFCMSFVQGEERDNKIPVALGIRDKNLYLSCVKKGDTPTLQLEEVDPKVYPKRNMEKRFVFYKTEIKNTVEFESVLYPNWYISTSQIEEKPVFLGHFRGGQDITDFRMETLSP, encoded by the exons ATGGCAACCGTACCTGAACCCATTAATGAAGTGATGGCTTACTACAG TGATGAGAATGAGCTGTTATTTGAGGCTGATGGCCCCAAACAGATGAAG AGCTGCACCCAACACCTGGACCTCGGCTCCATGGGAGATGGAAACATCCAGCTGCAGATTTCTCACCAGCTCTACAACAAAAGCTTCAGGCAGGTGGTGTCGGTCATCGTGGCCATGGAGAAGCTGAGGAGCCGTGCCTACGAACATGTCTTCCGTGATGATGACCTGAGGAGCATCCTTTCATTCATCTTTGAAGAAG AGCCTGTCATCTTCGAAACATCCTCCGATGAGCTTCTGTGTGACGCAGCCGTGCAGTCAGTAAAATGCAAACTCCAGGACAGAGAGCAAAAATCCCTGGTGCTGGATAGCCCATGTGTGCTGAAGGCTCTCCACCTCCTCTCACAGGAAATGAGCCGAGAAG TGGTGTTCTGCATGAGCTTCGtacaaggagaggaaagagacaacAAGATTCCTGTGGCCTTGGGTATCAGGGACAAGAATCTATACCTGTCTTGTGTGAAAAAAGGTGATACGCCGACACTGCAGCTGGAG GAAGTAGACCCCAAAGTCTACCCCAAGAGGAATATGGAAAAGCGATTCGTCTTCTACAAGACAGAAATCAAGAACACAGTTGAATTTGAGTCTGTCCTGTACCCTAACTGGTACATCAGCACTTCTCAAATCGAAGAAAAGCCCGTCTTCCTGGGACATTTTAGAGGTGGCCAGGATATAACTGACTTCAGAATGGAAACCCTCTCTCCCTAA